In a single window of the Acidobacteriota bacterium genome:
- a CDS encoding saccharopine dehydrogenase NADP-binding domain-containing protein, whose product MKILVLGAGRMGHGAVHDLVHNSPGVELVTVADVDLKKAEDIAEAVGTPRVDAHHVDAANSSDVAALMRGHDAVISCVNYWYNVSLSRAAIEASASFCDLGGNNYIVDEQLALDDQARDAGISIIPDCGLAPGMVSILAMHGAAEFDSVDEIHIRVGGLPQDPKPPLDYQLVFSVEGLINEYVEVARVIRNGEITEVPSMTEVEQLEFDGFPPLEAFQTSGGTSTLPDSFLGKIKELDYKTIRYAGHCEKFKTMIDLGLCSSEEIVANYQKVVPRKVFGELLTRNLPADGPDYVLVRLDFAGTKDGAEKKLRYDIVDKQDEATGLSAMMRTTAFPASIIAQMMAKGDVLSRGALPQEKAIDPQRFVDELTRRGIVLTIR is encoded by the coding sequence ATGAAAATTCTCGTTCTTGGCGCCGGCCGTATGGGCCACGGCGCGGTACACGACCTTGTCCACAATTCTCCCGGCGTCGAACTGGTAACGGTCGCTGACGTTGACCTGAAAAAAGCCGAGGATATCGCCGAAGCCGTTGGCACGCCGCGCGTTGACGCTCATCACGTCGACGCTGCAAATTCTTCTGACGTGGCCGCGCTAATGCGGGGGCACGATGCGGTCATCTCGTGTGTTAATTATTGGTACAACGTCTCGCTTTCACGTGCGGCGATCGAGGCAAGTGCGAGCTTTTGCGATCTGGGCGGCAACAATTACATCGTTGACGAACAGCTTGCACTCGACGACCAAGCTCGCGACGCCGGTATCAGCATCATTCCCGATTGCGGCTTGGCACCGGGAATGGTGTCGATCCTTGCGATGCACGGAGCGGCGGAGTTTGACTCTGTTGACGAGATACACATCCGCGTCGGCGGCCTGCCGCAGGATCCGAAGCCGCCGCTCGATTATCAGCTCGTCTTCTCCGTAGAAGGGCTGATAAATGAATACGTTGAGGTCGCCCGGGTCATACGCAACGGCGAGATCACCGAGGTTCCCTCGATGACCGAGGTCGAGCAATTGGAATTTGACGGATTCCCTCCGCTGGAGGCATTTCAGACAAGCGGCGGTACATCGACGCTGCCGGATTCTTTCCTCGGCAAGATAAAGGAACTTGATTACAAGACGATCCGCTACGCGGGCCACTGCGAGAAATTCAAAACAATGATCGACCTAGGCCTCTGTTCCAGTGAAGAGATCGTGGCCAATTACCAGAAGGTTGTCCCGCGAAAGGTCTTCGGCGAACTGCTGACGCGGAATCTGCCCGCTGACGGACCCGATTACGTTCTTGTCAGGTTGGACTTCGCGGGAACGAAAGACGGTGCTGAAAAGAAGCTCCGTTACGACATTGTGGACAAGCAGGACGAGGCAACGGGGCTATCTGCAATGATGCGGACGACGGCGTTTCCTGCGTCGATCATCGCTCAAATGATGGCGAAAGGCGACGTTCTTTCCCGCGGTGCCCTGCCGCAGGAAAAGGCCATCGATCCGCAGAGATTCGTTGATGAGCTGACCCGCCGCGGCATTGTGCTGACGATCCGCTGA
- a CDS encoding pyridoxal-phosphate dependent enzyme, translating to MKAYNDITALIGRTPLVRINHLTREHKIKAQVYAKMESLNPGYSVKDRIGISMIDWAEREGVLKKGGTLIEATSGNTGIGMALTAAVRGYKCIFVLTDKVSVEKMRYLKALGADIVVCPAAAKHGTPDHYVETAKRIAQETPNSFYPDQYNHPANPEAHYRTTGPELWEDTDGKITHFVASIGTGGTISGTGRYLKEQNPKIKIIGADPYGSIFKTYKESGKVPEATPYLVEGIGQSLPVGNADLKIIDEIINITDRESFDLARQLSRREGIFCGGSTGTNFAGALRVAKDLDEDAVVVFIVCDTGEHYLTKFHSDEWMKEKLLLEPQRITAGLIAETKNGTSPQELVFVTPDDTVSDALDKMNANGITQLPVLDGHESVGSLRESQVLTKLLANRELLNAKVSEVMDKSFPVVDVDTSINEIKSKLVRSPAVLIEDFKRITGILTRGDVLEIHR from the coding sequence ATGAAAGCCTATAACGACATCACAGCACTTATCGGCCGGACGCCCCTCGTCCGCATCAATCACCTTACACGCGAACACAAGATCAAGGCACAGGTTTATGCCAAGATGGAAAGCCTAAATCCCGGCTATTCCGTCAAGGACCGCATCGGCATTTCGATGATCGACTGGGCCGAACGCGAAGGCGTGCTGAAAAAAGGCGGCACCCTGATCGAGGCGACCAGCGGGAATACAGGCATCGGGATGGCGTTGACCGCGGCAGTGCGGGGATATAAATGTATCTTTGTGCTGACGGACAAGGTTTCGGTCGAGAAGATGCGTTATCTGAAAGCACTCGGCGCAGATATCGTGGTCTGCCCCGCCGCCGCAAAGCACGGCACACCCGATCACTACGTTGAGACTGCAAAACGCATCGCACAGGAAACACCCAATTCTTTCTATCCCGACCAGTACAATCATCCCGCAAATCCTGAGGCACATTACCGCACGACCGGCCCCGAATTATGGGAAGACACGGACGGCAAGATAACGCACTTTGTAGCCAGCATCGGTACCGGCGGTACGATCAGCGGTACGGGACGTTATCTGAAAGAGCAGAACCCGAAGATCAAGATCATCGGAGCCGACCCTTACGGCTCGATATTCAAGACCTATAAAGAATCCGGCAAGGTGCCCGAAGCGACGCCTTATCTTGTAGAAGGCATCGGCCAATCGCTTCCCGTAGGCAACGCCGACCTTAAGATAATTGACGAGATAATCAACATTACCGACCGCGAGTCTTTCGACCTTGCACGCCAGCTTTCGCGGCGAGAAGGCATTTTCTGCGGCGGATCGACGGGGACGAATTTTGCCGGTGCTTTGCGGGTAGCCAAAGACCTTGATGAAGACGCGGTCGTCGTCTTTATCGTGTGCGATACGGGCGAACATTATCTGACGAAATTCCATTCAGACGAATGGATGAAGGAAAAACTCCTGCTGGAACCGCAACGCATCACTGCAGGGTTGATCGCAGAGACCAAAAATGGGACATCTCCGCAAGAACTGGTTTTCGTAACACCCGACGATACTGTCAGCGACGCTCTGGACAAGATGAATGCTAACGGCATAACGCAGCTTCCCGTTCTGGACGGACACGAGTCCGTCGGCAGCCTTCGGGAGAGCCAGGTGCTGACCAAACTACTTGCTAACCGCGAACTGTTGAACGCTAAGGTCAGCGAAGTGATGGATAAGAGCTTTCCGGTGGTCGATGTGGATACGAGCATTAACGAGATCAAATCGAAGCTTGTCCGCTCGCCCGCGGTCCTGATCGAAGATTTCAAACGGATCACCGGTATCTTGACCAGAGGCGACGTTCTGGAAATTCATCGATGA
- the fumC gene encoding class II fumarate hydratase yields the protein MSEAAETAVRTRIETDSMGEIEVPADVYWGAQTQRSLKHFNIGFDVMPREVIRALGILKKAAAMTNHELGKLPEDKMKLISQAADEVIEGKLDSHFPLRVWQTGSGTQTNMNANEVISNRAIEIAGGEMGSKSPIHPNDDVNKSQSSNDTFPTAMYIAAAERTTALIPELKKVSAAIKAKAKEFDGVVKIGRTHLQDATPVLVSQEFGGWANLIDRDIERLEMVLPGLMDLAIGGTAVGTGLNSHPEFADRAAAKIAELTGLPFRAHPDKFAALSAHDEVVFASGALKTLAASLMKIANDIRWLASGPRCGIGEITLPENEPGSSIMPGKVNPTQSEAMTMVAVQVMGNDAAIGFAGSQGNFELNVFKPVMIHNYLHSVRLIHDACHGFVDYCIAGIELNREQIERYLSDSLMLVTALNQHIGYDNAAKIAKHAHKNGTSLKEAALELELLTADQFDEWVVPEAMTRP from the coding sequence ATGTCAGAAGCAGCAGAAACCGCAGTCAGAACACGCATTGAGACAGATTCGATGGGCGAGATAGAGGTGCCCGCCGATGTTTATTGGGGAGCGCAAACGCAGCGTTCGCTAAAGCATTTCAACATCGGTTTTGATGTGATGCCGCGTGAGGTGATACGCGCGCTCGGCATTTTGAAGAAAGCCGCGGCGATGACCAATCATGAACTCGGGAAGCTGCCCGAGGATAAGATGAAACTCATCTCGCAGGCCGCCGATGAGGTTATCGAAGGCAAGTTGGACTCGCATTTTCCGCTCCGCGTCTGGCAGACCGGCTCGGGCACGCAGACCAACATGAACGCGAACGAGGTCATTTCGAACCGCGCTATTGAGATAGCCGGCGGCGAGATGGGCTCGAAATCTCCTATTCACCCGAATGACGATGTAAATAAGTCGCAGTCGTCGAATGATACTTTCCCGACGGCGATGTATATCGCTGCGGCCGAACGCACGACGGCTCTAATTCCTGAACTCAAGAAAGTTTCGGCTGCGATCAAGGCAAAGGCGAAAGAATTCGACGGCGTCGTAAAGATCGGCCGCACGCATCTGCAGGACGCAACGCCCGTACTTGTAAGTCAGGAATTTGGCGGCTGGGCGAACCTGATCGATCGTGACATCGAGCGGCTCGAGATGGTGCTGCCCGGACTAATGGACCTTGCGATCGGCGGTACGGCCGTGGGAACAGGGCTGAATTCGCATCCCGAATTTGCCGACCGTGCCGCGGCAAAGATCGCCGAATTAACAGGGTTGCCATTTAGGGCTCATCCTGACAAATTCGCGGCATTATCGGCTCATGACGAGGTCGTCTTTGCTTCCGGAGCATTGAAAACGCTGGCCGCATCGCTGATGAAGATCGCCAACGATATACGTTGGCTGGCATCGGGACCGCGGTGCGGAATCGGCGAGATCACACTGCCGGAAAACGAGCCGGGCTCGTCGATAATGCCCGGCAAGGTCAATCCGACGCAGAGCGAAGCGATGACGATGGTGGCCGTTCAGGTGATGGGAAATGACGCGGCGATCGGGTTTGCGGGCTCACAGGGAAACTTCGAACTGAATGTTTTCAAGCCCGTGATGATCCACAACTACCTGCATTCCGTCCGGTTGATCCACGATGCTTGTCACGGATTTGTCGATTACTGCATCGCCGGAATCGAACTTAACCGCGAACAGATCGAGCGTTACTTGAGCGATTCGCTGATGCTCGTGACGGCGCTAAATCAGCACATCGGCTATGACAATGCGGCCAAGATAGCCAAACACGCGCACAAGAACGGCACTTCATTAAAGGAAGCGGCTCTTGAGTTGGAACTGTTGACCGCAGATCAGTTTGACGAGTGGGTCGTTCCTGAGGCAATGACGCGGCCTTAG
- a CDS encoding universal stress protein encodes MKVLIAYDGSDCSEAAIDDLRAAGLPPTGEAVVVSVAEVWLPPKNGEDTVLDPYLESLLAEMRQKSEDALREAEQMAERGRERVSVALPGWNVRSEATYGSPAWEILNKAEALDTDLIVIGSHGYGLVNRFLLGSISQKVMTEARCSVRVARGKVEVEPAPIRIAVGFDMSQGAERCIESIAARTWPEGTEVRLVAVVDPVFPTPIGRFVPAARQAAEQINENERKLIEDVAARATDKLKAAGVSSELVILTGNPKSRIVDDAEYWRADTIFVGANAYGSRFERFIMGSTSAAVAARASCTVEVVRAK; translated from the coding sequence ATGAAAGTTTTGATCGCGTATGACGGTTCGGATTGTTCGGAAGCTGCCATAGATGACCTGCGGGCGGCAGGTTTGCCGCCGACCGGTGAGGCAGTTGTGGTTTCCGTCGCCGAGGTTTGGCTGCCGCCGAAAAACGGCGAGGATACGGTACTCGATCCGTATCTTGAATCGCTGCTTGCCGAGATGCGGCAAAAAAGCGAGGACGCCTTACGCGAAGCCGAGCAAATGGCTGAACGCGGCCGTGAACGAGTTTCCGTCGCCTTGCCCGGCTGGAATGTACGCAGCGAAGCGACCTACGGATCGCCAGCTTGGGAGATATTGAACAAAGCTGAAGCCCTCGATACCGATCTGATAGTGATCGGTTCGCATGGCTACGGCTTAGTGAACCGTTTTCTCTTGGGCAGCATCTCGCAAAAGGTAATGACCGAAGCGAGGTGTTCCGTCCGTGTTGCCCGCGGGAAAGTCGAGGTGGAACCGGCACCTATCCGCATCGCGGTCGGCTTTGATATGTCTCAGGGAGCCGAGCGGTGCATAGAATCCATCGCCGCCCGTACGTGGCCGGAAGGAACAGAGGTGCGACTTGTCGCTGTCGTCGATCCTGTGTTCCCGACGCCGATCGGCCGTTTTGTTCCCGCGGCAAGGCAGGCGGCGGAACAGATAAACGAAAACGAGCGAAAACTGATAGAAGACGTAGCTGCACGCGCAACCGATAAACTGAAAGCGGCAGGCGTTTCCTCAGAGCTTGTGATCCTCACGGGAAACCCGAAGAGCCGAATCGTTGACGATGCAGAATATTGGAGAGCCGACACTATATTCGTAGGTGCGAATGCCTACGGAAGCAGGTTCGAGAGATTTATAATGGGCAGCACGTCTGCCGCAGTAGCGGCCAGGGCGTCTTGTACGGTCGAGGTCGTACGAGCAAAATAG
- a CDS encoding molybdenum cofactor guanylyltransferase, with product MRIQGFVLTGGASRRMGRDKAAIVMSGQTLAQKAVNTLNEFCDEVFTVGGESGFSDAQHLIDLETPFAVVGRAAMAGIYTALRHCTAEYAAILPCDMPNVSAEVFRILLEKIEAEGDADAAIPLDRAGSSQQVCAVFRPKNCLVVIERLPTGRTPAVMDMIRELKVRIVDFSEFRHLPSADSLFANLNRPEDLSVIN from the coding sequence ATGCGCATTCAGGGATTTGTTTTAACCGGCGGTGCCTCGCGGCGTATGGGCCGCGACAAGGCCGCGATCGTTATGTCAGGGCAGACACTTGCCCAAAAGGCGGTCAACACGCTAAATGAATTTTGCGACGAGGTCTTCACGGTCGGCGGAGAAAGCGGCTTTTCGGACGCACAGCATCTGATCGATCTTGAGACGCCTTTTGCGGTGGTTGGCCGTGCTGCAATGGCCGGTATTTACACAGCATTGCGCCATTGTACCGCCGAATATGCAGCTATCCTGCCTTGCGATATGCCGAATGTAAGTGCTGAGGTTTTCAGGATATTGCTCGAAAAGATCGAGGCGGAAGGCGATGCCGACGCAGCGATCCCTCTGGATCGGGCAGGGTCTTCGCAGCAGGTGTGTGCCGTCTTTCGCCCGAAAAATTGCCTTGTCGTGATCGAAAGGTTGCCGACCGGCCGGACGCCCGCGGTAATGGATATGATACGGGAGCTGAAAGTAAGGATCGTCGATTTTTCCGAGTTTAGGCACCTGCCGTCGGCAGATTCTCTTTTTGCAAACCTCAACAGGCCGGAGGACCTGAGCGTCATCAACTGA
- a CDS encoding Crp/Fnr family transcriptional regulator — MTAILENISESTRSAIISAGHTRTFNANAEVFAEGEKADFLPIVVTGRIKMVRYPEPGKEIIIGMFGAGEIFAIPPALDGKRFPASAIAMEDSRLLLLPRDKFLALKDRFPEFSSLILEKMCGLLRERSETIQILATSSAEQRVAATLLKLAGDIPPNGVKKITHRRQDIAEMSGLTIESTIRSIRRMAKNGLFEIVHGKIHISDTEPLRRFIR; from the coding sequence ATGACCGCGATCCTCGAAAACATAAGTGAATCCACACGCAGTGCGATCATCTCTGCGGGGCACACAAGAACTTTCAACGCGAATGCCGAAGTTTTCGCAGAGGGTGAAAAGGCGGACTTTCTGCCGATCGTGGTTACCGGCCGTATCAAGATGGTTCGCTATCCCGAGCCGGGCAAAGAAATAATAATCGGAATGTTCGGTGCGGGCGAGATCTTTGCTATACCGCCTGCTCTCGACGGCAAACGATTTCCTGCATCTGCGATCGCGATGGAGGACAGCCGGCTGTTGCTGCTGCCGCGGGATAAATTCCTTGCTCTGAAAGACAGATTTCCCGAGTTTTCGTCCCTTATATTAGAAAAAATGTGCGGATTGCTGCGCGAGCGTTCGGAGACGATACAGATCCTTGCGACCTCATCGGCTGAACAGCGCGTCGCCGCCACACTTTTGAAACTGGCCGGCGATATACCGCCGAACGGTGTCAAGAAGATCACACACCGCCGCCAAGACATCGCTGAAATGTCGGGGTTGACCATCGAATCAACGATAAGGAGCATCCGCAGGATGGCGAAGAACGGCCTGTTTGAGATCGTCCACGGAAAAATACACATCAGCGATACCGAGCCGCTCCGCAGATTCATCCGATGA
- the ric gene encoding iron-sulfur cluster repair di-iron protein encodes MHSYQTRTIREIALEAPVTTRVFEQFKIDYCCHGDTPFDEACVNAGTTPDVVIEKIENVLSEGRKTGDERFTEMPLRELITHILDTHHVFTRSEMQQLMPLMAKVARRHGEHYQYLIEMEHTFNSLCDELWPHMEKEEKVLFPYIEDLERSIEHGRPGIFPPFGTVEHPVRMMMSEHELAGELLAKLRELSEDYTLPEGACPSFTALYHRLEAFEKDLHQHIHLENNLVFPKAAELERRVFATAAV; translated from the coding sequence ATGCATTCATACCAAACGAGAACCATTCGAGAGATCGCACTCGAAGCACCGGTCACAACGCGCGTTTTTGAGCAGTTTAAGATCGACTATTGCTGTCACGGCGACACGCCGTTTGATGAGGCCTGCGTCAATGCCGGCACAACACCGGACGTTGTGATCGAAAAGATCGAAAACGTTTTGAGCGAAGGCCGAAAGACCGGCGACGAACGATTCACGGAAATGCCGCTCAGGGAATTGATCACGCATATCCTAGACACGCACCACGTTTTCACACGCAGCGAAATGCAGCAATTGATGCCTCTGATGGCAAAGGTCGCACGCCGCCACGGCGAACACTACCAATACCTGATCGAGATGGAGCACACATTCAATTCGCTTTGCGACGAACTGTGGCCGCATATGGAGAAAGAGGAAAAGGTGCTGTTCCCATACATCGAAGACCTCGAGCGCAGTATTGAACACGGACGTCCCGGAATATTTCCGCCATTCGGCACGGTCGAGCATCCTGTCAGAATGATGATGTCCGAACATGAGCTGGCCGGCGAGCTGCTAGCCAAATTGCGTGAACTTTCGGAGGACTACACGCTGCCCGAAGGTGCGTGTCCGAGTTTCACGGCACTCTATCACCGGCTCGAAGCATTTGAAAAGGACCTGCATCAGCATATACATCTGGAAAACAATCTCGTGTTTCCAAAGGCGGCCGAACTGGAACGTCGTGTTTTCGCGACAGCGGCCGTGTAG
- a CDS encoding YwiC-like family protein, translated as MTAAAVNTREVRSVKAKQVALPVEHGGWSFLFEPIVAGLAISFSMGGVWIAVMIVGAFLLRRPLSVWAMQAVAGRQNEFRSLSAKYAAGYALVLAAGAVGILLTVNFSALLPLIILPPLAVFQLHSDVYRQNRQMLPEIAGALAMSASAAAIILAGGGEWQLAAAVWFFLAARLTTSILYVRNRLSVEKSKPFTYWPAVTAHTVALVLTAALAAFGKLPFLTIPAMAVLLFRASVGLSRYRKPTKAMKIGVIEVVLGIVSLAALIVGYHWGI; from the coding sequence ATGACTGCTGCAGCTGTCAACACGAGAGAAGTCCGCAGCGTCAAGGCCAAACAAGTAGCTCTGCCCGTCGAGCACGGCGGGTGGAGCTTTCTGTTTGAACCTATCGTCGCGGGCCTTGCGATCTCGTTCTCGATGGGCGGAGTTTGGATCGCAGTGATGATCGTCGGTGCGTTCCTGCTGCGTCGTCCGCTGTCGGTTTGGGCGATGCAGGCCGTGGCCGGCAGGCAAAACGAATTTAGGTCATTATCTGCCAAATATGCGGCCGGCTACGCACTTGTCCTTGCAGCAGGTGCTGTCGGGATCTTGTTGACCGTGAATTTCTCGGCACTATTGCCGCTCATCATTCTGCCGCCGCTTGCCGTCTTTCAGCTACACAGCGATGTATATCGGCAAAATCGGCAAATGCTGCCGGAAATCGCCGGTGCTCTGGCAATGTCGGCATCGGCTGCGGCGATCATTCTCGCCGGCGGCGGTGAATGGCAGCTTGCGGCAGCGGTGTGGTTCTTCCTGGCGGCCAGGCTGACAACGTCGATCCTGTATGTCAGGAATCGGCTCAGCGTGGAAAAAAGCAAGCCGTTCACCTATTGGCCTGCGGTGACAGCGCACACCGTTGCATTGGTTTTGACGGCAGCGTTGGCGGCATTTGGCAAACTGCCATTTCTGACGATCCCGGCGATGGCGGTGCTGCTTTTCAGGGCATCGGTCGGCCTTTCGCGTTACCGCAAACCGACGAAGGCGATGAAGATCGGCGTAATCGAGGTCGTGCTGGGAATTGTTTCGCTTGCCGCACTTATCGTCGGATATCATTGGGGCATTTGA
- a CDS encoding aminotransferase class V-fold PLP-dependent enzyme: MHEIDLNLIEMTLDVMKFAIGRITDTDPVLGKPKTEKELKSLVGETVTPKGIGGETAFKLFRDVLIKASIPIDHPRHLAFVPASPTRSAVMFDLVTSAASVHGAFWLEGAGCIFAENEAMRWLVSLAGMPEGAFGVFTSGGTEANLSAMVTAREAWRAEDASRATTRGIIITSAGAHSSVKAMAKVIDCDIERVDTEERFEREMLEAHVAAMPAEDRERLFAVVATAGTTNAGIIDDLKGIGGYCRDNEIWFHVDAAYGGGALAAPSVRHLFNGIELADSVTIDPHKWLFSPYDCGAVIYREPELAKNAHSQGGSYLDIFYDEGYKGFNPADYQIQLTRRVRGLPLWFSLAMHGTDRYAKAIERGIELAKIAGRLIDEDPYLELVRKPSLSCVLFRRVGWKPEDYTHWTIKNHDAGFALVAPTKWRTNGEHETVARFCFINPDTTTRDIEDILLTMRT, translated from the coding sequence ATGCATGAGATCGATCTGAACCTCATTGAAATGACGCTCGACGTGATGAAATTCGCGATCGGCCGTATTACCGACACAGATCCTGTTCTTGGAAAACCAAAGACCGAAAAAGAACTGAAGTCGCTGGTCGGCGAGACCGTAACTCCTAAAGGCATCGGCGGCGAGACCGCATTCAAGCTGTTTCGCGACGTGCTGATCAAGGCAAGCATTCCCATTGACCATCCTCGACATCTTGCATTCGTGCCGGCGTCGCCGACGCGGTCAGCGGTGATGTTCGACCTCGTTACATCTGCCGCAAGCGTCCACGGCGCGTTCTGGCTCGAGGGTGCGGGCTGCATCTTTGCCGAAAATGAAGCGATGCGTTGGCTCGTGTCGCTGGCCGGAATGCCTGAGGGTGCGTTCGGCGTTTTCACCAGCGGCGGCACCGAAGCAAACCTTTCCGCCATGGTCACCGCTCGCGAGGCTTGGCGTGCAGAGGACGCGTCGCGGGCGACCACGCGGGGCATCATCATCACATCGGCGGGCGCACATTCGTCCGTAAAGGCAATGGCGAAGGTGATCGACTGCGACATCGAACGCGTGGACACAGAAGAAAGATTTGAACGCGAGATGCTGGAGGCTCACGTCGCGGCGATGCCTGCCGAAGACCGTGAGCGGCTGTTCGCGGTCGTTGCCACGGCCGGCACGACCAATGCCGGTATCATCGACGACCTGAAAGGCATCGGCGGCTACTGCCGCGACAACGAGATATGGTTTCACGTCGATGCAGCATACGGCGGCGGAGCGTTGGCCGCACCGAGTGTCCGGCATCTTTTCAATGGCATCGAGCTTGCAGACAGCGTCACTATCGACCCGCATAAGTGGCTTTTCTCGCCGTACGACTGCGGTGCCGTGATCTACCGCGAACCTGAACTCGCAAAAAATGCACATTCGCAGGGCGGTTCATATCTCGATATCTTTTACGACGAAGGTTACAAAGGCTTCAATCCCGCTGACTATCAGATACAGTTGACACGTCGCGTCCGCGGGTTGCCTCTATGGTTCTCATTGGCCATGCACGGCACTGACCGCTATGCAAAAGCCATCGAACGCGGCATCGAGTTGGCAAAGATAGCGGGGCGTCTGATCGACGAAGATCCTTATCTGGAACTCGTTCGCAAACCGAGCCTTTCGTGCGTCCTGTTTCGGCGAGTCGGTTGGAAACCTGAGGACTATACTCATTGGACCATCAAAAATCACGATGCAGGCTTTGCACTTGTCGCCCCGACAAAATGGCGGACGAACGGCGAGCATGAGACGGTCGCTAGGTTCTGCTTCATTAACCCCGACACTACTACGCGTGACATAGAGGATATACTGTTGACGATGCGCACCTGA
- a CDS encoding ABC transporter ATP-binding protein, whose translation MSMPESDKEDGPMTSADDAVFKVRGVSKVYRMGDVDVHALRSVDLDLYRGELVVLLGASGSGKSTLLNIIGGLDVPTEGTVIYQDHVLTTANDAELTRFRREHVGFVFQFYNLIPSLTAIENVRLITEISEDPMPAEKALEMVGLADRKDHFPAQLSGGEQQRVAIARAIAKQPDVLLCDEPTGALDVKTGKLVLEAIRHINLELGTTTAVITHNAAIAAMADRVIHIGSGEIVSIEKNEVRANPADLVW comes from the coding sequence ATGTCGATGCCGGAAAGCGACAAAGAAGATGGACCCATGACGAGCGCTGACGATGCAGTGTTCAAGGTTCGCGGCGTGTCAAAGGTCTATCGCATGGGCGACGTTGATGTGCATGCCCTTCGGTCGGTCGATCTGGACCTTTACCGAGGCGAGCTCGTCGTATTGCTGGGTGCTTCAGGCAGCGGCAAATCCACTCTCCTGAATATCATCGGCGGCCTTGACGTCCCGACCGAAGGAACCGTGATCTATCAGGATCACGTTCTTACAACGGCTAACGACGCGGAGCTGACACGCTTTCGCCGGGAACATGTCGGCTTTGTTTTTCAATTCTATAACCTCATTCCCAGTCTGACAGCTATCGAAAACGTAAGGCTGATCACAGAGATCTCCGAAGATCCGATGCCGGCAGAAAAGGCTCTCGAGATGGTCGGCTTGGCAGATCGCAAGGACCATTTCCCGGCGCAATTGTCAGGCGGCGAGCAGCAGCGGGTCGCAATAGCGAGGGCGATCGCGAAGCAGCCCGATGTTCTCTTGTGCGACGAACCGACAGGAGCTCTCGACGTGAAGACAGGCAAACTCGTACTCGAAGCGATAAGGCATATCAATCTGGAGCTTGGAACGACAACGGCCGTGATCACCCACAACGCCGCCATTGCCGCTATGGCAGACCGCGTCATTCATATCGGCAGCGGCGAAATAGTTTCTATCGAAAAGAATGAGGTTCGGGCGAATCCTGCCGACCTTGTTTGGTGA